Proteins from a genomic interval of Zingiber officinale cultivar Zhangliang chromosome 2A, Zo_v1.1, whole genome shotgun sequence:
- the LOC122039856 gene encoding uncharacterized protein At2g27730, mitochondrial-like: MAMRSALEALYRFSRSPVTVARESAALRSARLFSDGKGKILSEEEKAAENIYIQKMERERMEKLKKQREKEKADGEKENSEKKSHDKN, from the exons ATGGCGATGAGGTCCGCGCTCGAAGCGCTTTATCGCTTCTCCAGATCTCCGGTGACGGTGGCGAGGGAGTCCGCCGCATTGAGGAGCGCACGACTATTTAGCGATGGGAAGGGTAAGATTCTCAGCGAGGAGGAGAAAGCCGCGGAGAACATCTACATCCAG AAAATGGAGAGAGAAAGGATGGAGAAACTGAAGAAGCAGCGGGAGAAAGAGAAAGCCGATGGCGAGAAGGAGAATAGTGAGAAG AAATCCCATGACAAGAACTGA
- the LOC122041862 gene encoding kinesin-like protein KIN-5C isoform X1: MASFRHEKEKAVNVQVLLRCRPFSEDELRSNAPKVVTCNDYNREVSITQTIVGKQIDRVFTFDKVFGPKARQKDLYDQAVVPIVREVLEGFNCTIFAYGQTGTGKTYTMEGECRKAKSGPKGQLPADAGVIPRAVKQIFDTLESQNAEYSVKVTFLELYNEEITDLLALEELSKTTLEDRQKKTLPLMEDGKGGVLVRGLEEEIVTNADEIFSLLERGSAKRRTAETLLNKQSSRSHSLFSITIHIKEATPEGEELIKCGKLNLVDLAGSENISRSGAREGRAREAGEINKSLLTLGRVITALVEHLGHIPYRDSKLTRLLRDSLGGRTKTCIIATVSPSVHCLEETLSTLDYAHRAKSIKNKPEVNQKLMKSTLIKDLYGEIDRLKAEVYATREKVGVYIPKERYYQEESERKAMTEQIEQMIVQIETNEKKLEDIHEKYNAEVNCSAELSRKLEETEKRLEDMGNLLVIAKDDVKRTQYALKEKDFIISEQRKAENALAHQASVLRSDLEISVRDNGLLLSKIAREDKLLVANRSVVENFQAQLVAKVELLCNTIAVSINQQTEYLQSIEKLCQSCLNYNDKMAVELKKKVLASKSLFKSHIEAIQNVVRLHKASSNDSLEEMSSIIFANCCSLNQLLALGEGESDQTLSELQNLLLGHRGEIAHFTQELRERFSNSLIHVKEASQFIHGLLEKFGEEMKKLQCHSSRMHESYSNSIQEFQKEYEEQSRIEQEKLLSEIADLVSNRMHRQKELVAMKLASLGEAALENKETVEEFTTMMTVATTDAKRKWEEIYKQTESDFRNGSSFSAAKHCCMETTLQQCARAVDVASQKWKKTTESVLELNSRHAVDMDVHIKSAIEANEQHDVEVASARNASEDAAEESNTAIIQHYDSALEHERKHTLDVIVAVGSHATAIRQLEEEHAVHVTDINKHAQITFQDNYKDYEPSGESPARSELDVPSRGLIESLRAMPVDALLDEFRENNPYDSFREPKPSLIPRSPLLQRN, translated from the exons ATGGCGTCCTTTCGCCACGAGAAAGAAAAGGCTGTAAATGTGCAGGTCCTACTCCGCTGCAG GCCGTTCAGCGAGGATGAGCTGCGAAGCAACGCGCCGAAAGTTGTAACATGCAATGATTATAACAGGGAGGTATCCATCACACAGACCATCGTTGGGAAGCAGATAGATCGTGTGTTCACGTTTGACAAG GTATTTGGTCCTAAAGCAAGGCAAAAGGACTTATATGATCAAGCTGTAGTTCCTATTGTGAGAGAAGTACTGGAAGGTTTTAATTGCACTATTTTTGCGTATGGACAAACTGGTACCGGAAAGACCTACACAATGGAAGGTGAATGCAGAAAGGCCAAA AGTGGACCAAAAGGCCAGTTGCCCGCTGATGCAGGAGTCATTCCTAGAGCTGTAAAACAAATTTTTGATACATTGGAGAGTCAAAATGCTGAATACAGCGTGAAAGTCACATTCTTGGAATTATATAATGAGGAAATCACTGATTTGCTTGCTCTTGAAGAACTGTCCAAGACCACTTTAGAGGATAGACAAAAAAAGACTTTGCCTCTGATGGAAGATGGCAAGGGTGGTGTTCTAGTAAGAGGACTAGAGGAGGAAATAGTAACGAATGCTGATGAAATCTTTTCTCTCCTAGAAAGAGGTTCTGCTAAAAGGCGCACAGCTGAAACATTATTAAATAAGCAATCAAG tcGGTCACACTCTCTCTTTTCCATTACCATTCACATTAAAGAGGCCACTCCAGAGGGTGAAGAACTGATCAAATGTGGAAAGCTAAATCTTGTTGACCTTGCTGGATCAGAAAATATTTCACGGTCAGGAGCTAGGGAG GGCCGTGCAAGGGAAGCAGGAGAAATTAACAAAAGTTTGCTTACTCTGGGTCGCGTTATTACTGCTTTGGTAGAACATCTTGGACATATTCCCTATAG GGACAGTAAACTCACACGGTTACTTCGTGACTCCTTAGGTGGAAGGACTAAGACATGCATAATAGCTACTGTTTCACCGTCTGTACATTGTCTGGAGGAAACTCTAAGTACATTAGATTATGCTCACCGAGCAAAGAGCATAAAAAATAAGCCTGAG GTTAACCAAAAACTCATGAAATCAACATTAATAAAAGATCTATATGGTGAAATTGATCGACTTAAAGCAG AGGTATATGCAACTCGTGAGAAAGTTGGTGTTTATATACCAAAGGAAAGATATTACCAAGAGGAGAGTGAAAGAAAG gcAATGACTGAACAAATTGAGCAAATGATTGTTCAGATAGAAACTAATGAAAAG AAACTTGAGGATATTCACGAAAAGTATAATGCTGAGGTCAATTGTTCTGCTGAGCTAAGTCGGAAACTTGAGGAAACAGAG AAAAGGCTAGAAGACATGGGCAACTTGTTAGTTATTGCAAAGGATGATGTTAAGCGGACTCAATATGCTCTCAAGGAGAAAGATTTTATAATCTCAGAGCAGAGAAAAGCTG AAAATGCATTGGCACATCAAGCTTCTGTTCTGAGATCTGATTTGGAGATATCTGTTCGTGATAATGGATTGCTACTTTCTAAGATAG CTAGAGAAGACAAATTGCTCGTTGCCAACAGGTCTGTTGTAGAAAATTTCCAAGCTCAATTGGTTGCCAAGGTTGAATTACTTTGCAATACTATAGCTGTATCCATAAACCAACAAACTGAGTATCTTCAATCTATTGAGAAACTATGTCAGTCGTGCCTTAATTACAATGATAAG ATGGCAGTAGAGCTAAAGAAGAAAGTTTTAGCTTCAAAATCATTGTTCAAATCACACATAGAGGCTATACAGAATGTAGTGCGTCTACATAAGGCTTCAAGTAATGACAGCCTAGAAGAGATGTCATCAATAATTTTTGCCAATTGTTGTTCTCTCAATCAA TTATTAGCGCTGGGGGAAGGTGAATCGGATCAAACTTTGAGTGAACTTCAGAATCTATTGTTAGGACATCGAGGAGAGATTGCACATTTTACACAAGAGCTTCGGGAG AGATTTAGCAATAGTTTAATCCATGTTAAAGAGGCCTCCCAGTTCATCCATGGGCTACTAGAAAAGTTTGGAGAAGAAATGAAGAAGCTTCAATGCCACTCAAGTCGGATGCATGAATCGTATTCGAATAGTATTCAAGAGTTCCAAAAGGAATATGAG GAACAATCAAGGATTGAACAAGAAAAACTTTTATCAGAGATAGCTGATTTAGTTTCCAATCGCATGCACCGTCAAAAAGAATTG GTGGCTATGAAACTTGCCAGCCTGGGAGAAGCTGCTTTAGAGAACAAGGAAACTGTGGAAGAGTTCACAACAATGATGACTGTAGCAACCACTGACGCGAAGAGAAAGTGGGAAGAAATATACAAGCAGACAGAAAGCGATTTTAGGAATGGCTCCAGCTTTTCTGCTGCCAAACATTGTTGCATGGAAACTACACTCCAGCAATG TGCAAGGGCTGTGGATGTGGCCTCTCAAAAGTGGAAGAAGACAACTGAATCTGTTTTAGAGTTGAACTCTAGACATGCAGTTGATATGGACGTGCACATTAA GAGCGCTATTGAGGCCAACGAACAACATGATGTAGAGGTTGCTTCGGCACGAAATGCATCAGAGGATGCTGCAGAAGAAAGTAACACAGCCATCATTCAACACTATGATT CTGCATTGGAACACGAAAGGAAGCACACACTAGATGTCATCGTTGCAGTAGGATCTCATGCCACAGCCATAAGACAACTGGAGGAGGAGCATGCCGTACATGTCACAGATATCAACAAGCATGCACAAATCACTTTTCAAGATAATTACAAG GATTATGAACCTTCTGGGGAAAGTCCTGCAAGATCCGAGCTAGATGTGCCAAGTAGGGGATTGATTGAATCTCTGCGAGCAATGCCTGTGGATGCATTGTTGGATGAGTTCCGAGAAAATAATCCTTATGATTCATTTAGGGAGCCAAAACCATCTCTCATACCACGTTCACCACTTCTCCAGCGAAACTGA
- the LOC122041862 gene encoding kinesin-like protein KIN-5C isoform X2: MEGECRKAKSGPKGQLPADAGVIPRAVKQIFDTLESQNAEYSVKVTFLELYNEEITDLLALEELSKTTLEDRQKKTLPLMEDGKGGVLVRGLEEEIVTNADEIFSLLERGSAKRRTAETLLNKQSSRSHSLFSITIHIKEATPEGEELIKCGKLNLVDLAGSENISRSGAREGRAREAGEINKSLLTLGRVITALVEHLGHIPYRDSKLTRLLRDSLGGRTKTCIIATVSPSVHCLEETLSTLDYAHRAKSIKNKPEVNQKLMKSTLIKDLYGEIDRLKAEVYATREKVGVYIPKERYYQEESERKAMTEQIEQMIVQIETNEKKLEDIHEKYNAEVNCSAELSRKLEETEKRLEDMGNLLVIAKDDVKRTQYALKEKDFIISEQRKAENALAHQASVLRSDLEISVRDNGLLLSKIAREDKLLVANRSVVENFQAQLVAKVELLCNTIAVSINQQTEYLQSIEKLCQSCLNYNDKMAVELKKKVLASKSLFKSHIEAIQNVVRLHKASSNDSLEEMSSIIFANCCSLNQLLALGEGESDQTLSELQNLLLGHRGEIAHFTQELRERFSNSLIHVKEASQFIHGLLEKFGEEMKKLQCHSSRMHESYSNSIQEFQKEYEEQSRIEQEKLLSEIADLVSNRMHRQKELVAMKLASLGEAALENKETVEEFTTMMTVATTDAKRKWEEIYKQTESDFRNGSSFSAAKHCCMETTLQQCARAVDVASQKWKKTTESVLELNSRHAVDMDVHIKSAIEANEQHDVEVASARNASEDAAEESNTAIIQHYDSALEHERKHTLDVIVAVGSHATAIRQLEEEHAVHVTDINKHAQITFQDNYKDYEPSGESPARSELDVPSRGLIESLRAMPVDALLDEFRENNPYDSFREPKPSLIPRSPLLQRN; encoded by the exons ATGGAAGGTGAATGCAGAAAGGCCAAA AGTGGACCAAAAGGCCAGTTGCCCGCTGATGCAGGAGTCATTCCTAGAGCTGTAAAACAAATTTTTGATACATTGGAGAGTCAAAATGCTGAATACAGCGTGAAAGTCACATTCTTGGAATTATATAATGAGGAAATCACTGATTTGCTTGCTCTTGAAGAACTGTCCAAGACCACTTTAGAGGATAGACAAAAAAAGACTTTGCCTCTGATGGAAGATGGCAAGGGTGGTGTTCTAGTAAGAGGACTAGAGGAGGAAATAGTAACGAATGCTGATGAAATCTTTTCTCTCCTAGAAAGAGGTTCTGCTAAAAGGCGCACAGCTGAAACATTATTAAATAAGCAATCAAG tcGGTCACACTCTCTCTTTTCCATTACCATTCACATTAAAGAGGCCACTCCAGAGGGTGAAGAACTGATCAAATGTGGAAAGCTAAATCTTGTTGACCTTGCTGGATCAGAAAATATTTCACGGTCAGGAGCTAGGGAG GGCCGTGCAAGGGAAGCAGGAGAAATTAACAAAAGTTTGCTTACTCTGGGTCGCGTTATTACTGCTTTGGTAGAACATCTTGGACATATTCCCTATAG GGACAGTAAACTCACACGGTTACTTCGTGACTCCTTAGGTGGAAGGACTAAGACATGCATAATAGCTACTGTTTCACCGTCTGTACATTGTCTGGAGGAAACTCTAAGTACATTAGATTATGCTCACCGAGCAAAGAGCATAAAAAATAAGCCTGAG GTTAACCAAAAACTCATGAAATCAACATTAATAAAAGATCTATATGGTGAAATTGATCGACTTAAAGCAG AGGTATATGCAACTCGTGAGAAAGTTGGTGTTTATATACCAAAGGAAAGATATTACCAAGAGGAGAGTGAAAGAAAG gcAATGACTGAACAAATTGAGCAAATGATTGTTCAGATAGAAACTAATGAAAAG AAACTTGAGGATATTCACGAAAAGTATAATGCTGAGGTCAATTGTTCTGCTGAGCTAAGTCGGAAACTTGAGGAAACAGAG AAAAGGCTAGAAGACATGGGCAACTTGTTAGTTATTGCAAAGGATGATGTTAAGCGGACTCAATATGCTCTCAAGGAGAAAGATTTTATAATCTCAGAGCAGAGAAAAGCTG AAAATGCATTGGCACATCAAGCTTCTGTTCTGAGATCTGATTTGGAGATATCTGTTCGTGATAATGGATTGCTACTTTCTAAGATAG CTAGAGAAGACAAATTGCTCGTTGCCAACAGGTCTGTTGTAGAAAATTTCCAAGCTCAATTGGTTGCCAAGGTTGAATTACTTTGCAATACTATAGCTGTATCCATAAACCAACAAACTGAGTATCTTCAATCTATTGAGAAACTATGTCAGTCGTGCCTTAATTACAATGATAAG ATGGCAGTAGAGCTAAAGAAGAAAGTTTTAGCTTCAAAATCATTGTTCAAATCACACATAGAGGCTATACAGAATGTAGTGCGTCTACATAAGGCTTCAAGTAATGACAGCCTAGAAGAGATGTCATCAATAATTTTTGCCAATTGTTGTTCTCTCAATCAA TTATTAGCGCTGGGGGAAGGTGAATCGGATCAAACTTTGAGTGAACTTCAGAATCTATTGTTAGGACATCGAGGAGAGATTGCACATTTTACACAAGAGCTTCGGGAG AGATTTAGCAATAGTTTAATCCATGTTAAAGAGGCCTCCCAGTTCATCCATGGGCTACTAGAAAAGTTTGGAGAAGAAATGAAGAAGCTTCAATGCCACTCAAGTCGGATGCATGAATCGTATTCGAATAGTATTCAAGAGTTCCAAAAGGAATATGAG GAACAATCAAGGATTGAACAAGAAAAACTTTTATCAGAGATAGCTGATTTAGTTTCCAATCGCATGCACCGTCAAAAAGAATTG GTGGCTATGAAACTTGCCAGCCTGGGAGAAGCTGCTTTAGAGAACAAGGAAACTGTGGAAGAGTTCACAACAATGATGACTGTAGCAACCACTGACGCGAAGAGAAAGTGGGAAGAAATATACAAGCAGACAGAAAGCGATTTTAGGAATGGCTCCAGCTTTTCTGCTGCCAAACATTGTTGCATGGAAACTACACTCCAGCAATG TGCAAGGGCTGTGGATGTGGCCTCTCAAAAGTGGAAGAAGACAACTGAATCTGTTTTAGAGTTGAACTCTAGACATGCAGTTGATATGGACGTGCACATTAA GAGCGCTATTGAGGCCAACGAACAACATGATGTAGAGGTTGCTTCGGCACGAAATGCATCAGAGGATGCTGCAGAAGAAAGTAACACAGCCATCATTCAACACTATGATT CTGCATTGGAACACGAAAGGAAGCACACACTAGATGTCATCGTTGCAGTAGGATCTCATGCCACAGCCATAAGACAACTGGAGGAGGAGCATGCCGTACATGTCACAGATATCAACAAGCATGCACAAATCACTTTTCAAGATAATTACAAG GATTATGAACCTTCTGGGGAAAGTCCTGCAAGATCCGAGCTAGATGTGCCAAGTAGGGGATTGATTGAATCTCTGCGAGCAATGCCTGTGGATGCATTGTTGGATGAGTTCCGAGAAAATAATCCTTATGATTCATTTAGGGAGCCAAAACCATCTCTCATACCACGTTCACCACTTCTCCAGCGAAACTGA
- the LOC122039857 gene encoding casparian strip membrane protein 2-like has product MSTSADAAPATVIPVDEHPASDTRGKAPVATAPPPPPPPPRTFPFFLRNTAKGAAGGCQRALALLDFVLRLCGIAATLVAAVTMGTTNETLPFVTQLFQFRANFTDLPALLFFVIANGIAAGYLVLSLPFSIAGIVRPQATCPRFFLFFFDSVMVAFTSSAASAAAAIVYLAHNGSSRANWVAICLPFDGFCQRISGAVVAAFIAVVFFMVSVLISGLLLRKARI; this is encoded by the exons ATGAGCACCAGCGCCGATGCCGCCCCCGCCACCGTCATCCCCGTCGACGAACACCCTGCCTCCGACACCAGGGGCAAAGCTCCCGTGGCTACTGCACCcccgcctccgcctccgccgcCTCGCACCTTCCCTTTCTTCCTGAGGAACACCGCCAAGGGCGCCGCCGGGGGATGCCAGCGTGCCTTGGCGTTGCTCGACTTCGTGCTGCGGCTCTGCGGCATCGCCGCCACCCTCGTGGCCGCCGTCACCATGGGGACCACCAACGAGACGCTGCCCTTCGTCACCCAGCTTTTCCAATTTCGCGCCAACTTCACCGACCTTCCCGCGCTGTT GTTCTTTGTGATAGCGAACGGCATCGCCGCTGGCTACCTCGTGCTCTCCCTCCCCTTCTCTATCGCCGGCATCGTCCGCCCGCAGGCGACGTGCCCAAggttcttcctctttttcttcgacTCGGTGATGGTCGCCTTCACTTCCTCGGCGgcgtcggcggcggcggcgatcgTGTACTTGGCTCACAACGGCAGCTCCAGGGCCAACTGGGTGGCCATCTGCCTTCCTTTCGACGGCTTCTGCCAGCGCATCAGCGGGGCCGTCGTCGCCGCATTCATCGCCGTCGTCTTTTTCATGGTGTCGGTCCTCATCTCCGGCCTGCTACTGCGAAAAGCACGAATATAA